From a region of the Enterobacter cancerogenus genome:
- the gpmA gene encoding 2,3-diphosphoglycerate-dependent phosphoglycerate mutase, with protein MAITKLVLVRHGESQWNNENRFTGWYDVDLSEKGVSEAKAAGKLLKEEGFSFDFAYTSVLKRAIHTLWNVLDELDQAWLPVEKSWKLNERHYGALQGLNKAETAEKYGDEQVKQWRRGFAVTPPELSKDDERYPGHDPRYAKLTDAELPQTESLALTIDRVVPYWNETILPRLKSGERVIIAAHGNSLRALVKYLDDMGEDEILELNIPTGVPLVYEFDENFKPVKHYYLGNADEIAAKAAAVANQGKAK; from the coding sequence ATGGCTATAACTAAGCTGGTCCTGGTACGCCACGGCGAAAGCCAGTGGAACAACGAAAACCGCTTCACCGGTTGGTACGACGTTGATCTGTCCGAGAAAGGCGTAAGCGAAGCAAAAGCAGCAGGTAAACTGCTGAAGGAAGAAGGCTTCAGCTTTGATTTTGCTTACACCTCTGTGCTGAAACGTGCCATCCATACCCTGTGGAACGTGCTGGACGAACTGGATCAGGCCTGGCTGCCAGTTGAGAAATCCTGGAAACTGAACGAACGTCACTACGGTGCGCTGCAGGGCCTGAACAAAGCGGAAACCGCTGAAAAATACGGTGACGAGCAGGTTAAGCAGTGGCGTCGCGGTTTCGCGGTCACGCCACCAGAGCTGAGCAAAGATGACGAGCGCTACCCGGGCCATGACCCACGCTACGCAAAACTGACCGATGCAGAACTGCCGCAGACTGAAAGCCTGGCGCTGACCATCGATCGCGTTGTGCCTTACTGGAACGAAACCATCCTGCCACGCCTGAAAAGCGGCGAGCGCGTGATCATCGCCGCTCACGGTAACTCCCTGCGTGCGCTGGTAAAATACCTGGACGATATGGGTGAAGATGAGATCCTCGAACTGAATATCCCAACGGGCGTACCGCTGGTGTATGAATTCGATGAAAACTTCAAACCTGTCAAACACTACTATCTGGGCAACGCTGACGAGATCGCGGCAAAAGCGGCGGCCGTAGCGAACCAGGGTAAAGCGAAGTAA